Proteins co-encoded in one Tursiops truncatus isolate mTurTru1 chromosome 17, mTurTru1.mat.Y, whole genome shotgun sequence genomic window:
- the ZNF572 gene encoding zinc finger protein 572, with protein sequence MEQEQKLLVSDSNGFTERESLKSTFTGDESKNNLETVQHSNSKADKERASKWSKSDGPQNCKHEDTKKMPLTWSQGRETECDDSCENDGNLENQGNSTGKEEEKPNHWEWDPGQHTRAAIQQTSSFGDKPYKCSECWKSFNNSSHLRTHQRTHSGEKPYKCSECGKCFSNSSHLIQHLRTHTGEKPYQCGECGKSFSNTSHLIIHERTHTGEKPYKCPECGKSFSSSSHLIQHHRSHTGEKPYECPVCGKCFSHSYVLVEHQRTHTGEKPYKCPDCGKSFSQSSSLIRHQRTHTGEKPYKCPECGKSFGCNSTLIKHQRIHTGEKPYQCTECGKNFSRSSNLITHRKMHTGEKSYETSEYEESLSQNCSVIDECRIQPGEKPYKCCECGKSFGLSSHLIRHQRTHTGEKPYRCSECWKTFSQSSTLVIHQRTHTGEKPYKCPDCGECFSQSFNLIRHRRTHVGEKPYKCTDCEKCFSRSAYLIQHQKIHIEKSSASPEVEDFPHEWTWKNCSGEMALISSFSVPNSSPS encoded by the exons ATGGAACAAGAGCAAAAACTGTTGGTCTCAGATTCTAATGGCTTCACAGAGAGGGAGAGTTTGAAAAGCACTTTTACAG GAGATGAAAGTAAGAATAATTTGGAAACTGTTCAACACAGTAACTCTAAGGCAGATAAAGAGAGAGCCTCAAAATGGTCTAAAAGTGATGGCCCACAAAATTGTAAGCACGAGGACacaaaaaaaatgccattgacatGGTCCCAGGGACGTGAAACTGAGTGTGATGATTCCTGTGAGAATGATGGCAACTTGGAGAATCAGGGAAATTCTacaggaaaagaggaggaaaaacccAATCACTGGGAATGGGACCCAGGACAACATACCAGGGCTGCCATCCAGCAGACTTCATCCTTTGGGGACAAACCTTACAAATGTTCTGAATGTTGGAAAAGCTTCAATAATAGTTCTCATCTTCGAACTCACCAGAGGACCCACTCAGGAGAAAAACCTTATAAATGTTCTGAGTGTGGGAAATGCTTCAGTAACAGCTCTCACCTGATTCAGCATCTGAGAACACACACAGGCGAGAAGCCCTATCAGTGTGGTGAATGTGGGAAAAGCTTCAGCAACACCTCCCATCTTATTATCCATGAAAGAACTCACACgggagagaaaccctataaatgtCCTGAGTGTGGGAAGAGTTTCAGTAGCAGCTCTCACCTTATTCAGCATCACAGATCACATACAGGTGAAAAACCATATGAATGTCCGGTTTGTGGGAAATGCTTCAGCCACAGTTATGTCCTAGTAGAACATCAGAGGACCCACACTGGAGAAAAACCTTATAAGTGCCCCGACTGTGGGAAGAGTTTTAGTCAGAGTTCTAGTCTGATTCGCCACCAGCGGACACACACAGGTGAGAAGCCCTACAAATGTCCTGAGTGTGGAAAAAGCTTTGGTTGCAATTCTACTCTAATAAAGCATCAGAGAATACATACAGGAGAAAAACCCTATCAGTGTACAGAATGTGGGAAGAATTTCAGTCGAAGTTCAAACCTTATTACACACCGGAAGATGCACACAGGTGAGAAATCCTATGAAACGTCTGAATATGAAGAAAGTTTGAGTCAGAACTGCAGTGTGATAGACGAATGCCGAATCCAGccaggagagaaaccatataaaTGTTGTGAATGTGGAAAGAGTTTTGGCCTTAGCTCCCACCTCATAAGACATCAGAGAACACATACAGGAGAAAAACCTTACAGATGTTCTGAGTGTTGGAAAACTTTTAGTCAGAGTTCCACCCTGGTGATTCACCAAAGGAcgcacacaggagagaaaccttataaatGTCCTGACTGTGGTGAGTGCTTCAGTCAAAGCTTTAACCTTATCAGGCATCGGAGGACCCATGTAGGAGAAAAACCTTACAAATGTACTGACTGTGAGAAATGCTTCAGCAGAAGTGCCTACCTCATTCAGCATCagaaaattcatatagaaaagtCTTCTGCATCTCCTGAAGTTGAAGATTTTCCTCATGAATGGACGTGGAAAAACTGTTCTGGGGAAATGGCTCTTATCTCTTCATTTTCAGTCCCAAATTCATCTCCCTCCTGA